Part of the Candidatus Lokiarchaeota archaeon genome is shown below.
TGGACCCTGTCACCCGAGTCAGCTCACCAAGTCACGATATTGTTTAGTGATCGCGGGATTCCCAAGACCTGGCGGCACATGAACGGCTATTCAAGTCACACCTACATGTGGGTCAACGCAGAAGGCGATCGGTTCTGGGTGAAATATCACTTCAAGACAGATCAGGGCATCGAAATCCTCACCCAAGAAGAGGCTGACAGAATCGCTGGTGAGGATGCCGACTACCACCGGCGTGACCTGTTTGATGCAATCAAGCGTGGTGATTACCCCAGCTGGACGCTGAAGGTACAAATCATGCCCTTCAAAGAAGCCGAGACCTACCGGTTCAACCCCTTCGACCTGACAAAGGTCTGGCCGCACGGTGATTACCCCTTGCATGAGGTTGGCCGACTCACACTGAATCGCAACCCGACCGACTTCCACACCGAGATTGAGCAAGCGGCGTTCCAACCAAGTAACCTCGTGCCTGGTATCGGCCCCAGCCCGGACAAGATGTTACTCGCTCGCCTTTTCTCATATGCTGATGCCCATCGCGCCCGCTTGGGTGTTAACTACCACCAGATCCCGGTCAACCGACCGAAGTCTCCTGTGCATAGCTATAGTAAGGACGGGGCGATGCGAATCGACAACGTCTCCGATCCCGTGTACGCACCAAACTCGAAAGGAGGCCCGAAGGCTGACGGAGAGCGCTATCCCCAGGTTGAGATATGGAAGGCCAGCGGAGAGTTCGT
Proteins encoded:
- a CDS encoding catalase, yielding MKKEERKPTTTDAGIPVASDEFSLTVGPDGPILLQDTYLIEQMANFNRERIPERQPHAKGSGAFGHFEVTEDVSAYTKAAVFQPGTKTDTLIRFSTVAGERGSPDTWRDVRGFALRFYTTEGNYDMVGNNTPVFFLRDPMKFQHFIRSQKRRADSGLRDNDMQWDFWTLSPESAHQVTILFSDRGIPKTWRHMNGYSSHTYMWVNAEGDRFWVKYHFKTDQGIEILTQEEADRIAGEDADYHRRDLFDAIKRGDYPSWTLKVQIMPFKEAETYRFNPFDLTKVWPHGDYPLHEVGRLTLNRNPTDFHTEIEQAAFQPSNLVPGIGPSPDKMLLARLFSYADAHRARLGVNYHQIPVNRPKSPVHSYSKDGAMRIDNVSDPVYAPNSKGGPKADGERYPQVEIWKASGEFVRAAYTLRKDDDDWGQAGTLIRKVMNDEQRDRLVSNVVGHLKNGVSKPVLERAFEYWRNIDKEIGNRIAKGVTGS